The Anaeromusa acidaminophila DSM 3853 genome has a window encoding:
- a CDS encoding nucleoid-associated protein: protein MSRVLIIRQAILHILDVNSGVTVFSERELDVHSESVISFLTKHLEKSHQDQNAKNGVFLPESPCRRLVEDYLAQRTGFIDFSMSMAERLHAAMSEEDEWESADLIVCDVAIDERRYVVLLKCNNRVGFTHQVVQEDDKIKNEIINHYAILPGLAQKLDEYAFIDASSFAVRFVDKKRLVNGEEAYILPEKVLFCTSSISPQRTMKLVNTIAKKVAENHGESAVAAVTKAKTLMVEHTESSEYLDPVQVGREVFHTSPAMQQEYLEEVHKAGISEAVRIDREFCAKKGRQHKIKTDTGIEISFPVDYFENKEYMEFINNPDGTISIALKNIGKIINR, encoded by the coding sequence GTGAGCCGAGTGTTAATTATCAGGCAGGCGATTTTGCATATTTTAGATGTCAATTCCGGGGTGACGGTGTTTTCTGAGCGGGAATTGGACGTGCATAGCGAAAGTGTAATTTCATTTTTGACCAAGCATTTGGAAAAATCTCATCAAGATCAGAATGCGAAGAACGGCGTTTTTTTACCGGAGAGCCCTTGCCGGAGGCTGGTAGAGGATTATTTGGCGCAGCGTACAGGTTTTATTGATTTTTCCATGTCCATGGCGGAACGGCTCCATGCGGCTATGTCGGAAGAAGACGAGTGGGAGTCCGCAGATTTAATTGTATGTGATGTTGCAATCGACGAACGGCGATATGTGGTTTTGTTGAAATGTAATAACCGGGTAGGTTTTACCCATCAGGTGGTGCAGGAAGACGATAAAATAAAGAACGAGATTATCAATCACTATGCAATTTTACCGGGCTTGGCGCAGAAGCTTGATGAATACGCCTTCATTGATGCGTCCTCGTTTGCTGTGCGCTTTGTTGACAAAAAGCGTCTGGTGAATGGGGAAGAAGCCTATATTCTGCCGGAAAAAGTATTGTTCTGTACTAGCAGTATTTCGCCGCAGCGTACCATGAAATTGGTTAATACGATTGCTAAAAAAGTGGCGGAAAATCATGGCGAAAGCGCTGTGGCGGCGGTTACTAAAGCCAAGACGCTGATGGTGGAGCACACGGAAAGTTCGGAATATCTGGATCCAGTGCAAGTAGGGCGAGAGGTTTTTCATACTTCGCCAGCGATGCAGCAAGAGTATTTGGAAGAAGTACATAAAGCAGGCATTAGTGAGGCTGTGCGTATTGATCGGGAATTTTGCGCTAAAAAAGGCAGGCAGCACAAGATAAAGACCGATACAGGAATCGAGATTTCTTTTCCTGTGGACTATTTTGAGAACAAAGAGTATATGGAGTTTATTAACAATCCGGACGGGACCATTTCCATTGCCTTGAAAAATATCGGCAAGATTATCAATAGATAA
- a CDS encoding PTS sugar transporter subunit IIA produces the protein MIGVIVASHGGLCGELLKTAEMILGPTVQTGAASLAAGTSLSDYAAALRQAVDEVKQKAGVLVLVDLAGGTPCNVAAVLAAQSEEIKVVTGVNLPMLLEVLSRREGLSLEELTERAVAAGLGGVCCVNAKN, from the coding sequence TTGATAGGAGTTATAGTAGCCAGTCACGGCGGATTGTGTGGAGAACTTTTAAAGACGGCGGAGATGATTTTAGGACCGACGGTACAAACGGGGGCGGCGTCTTTGGCGGCAGGGACGTCGCTGTCGGATTATGCGGCGGCATTGCGGCAGGCTGTGGATGAAGTAAAACAAAAAGCTGGCGTATTAGTTCTGGTCGACTTAGCTGGTGGCACGCCCTGCAATGTCGCCGCCGTGCTAGCGGCGCAAAGCGAAGAAATAAAGGTCGTGACAGGCGTCAATCTGCCCATGCTTTTGGAAGTGCTTAGTCGTCGTGAAGGACTTTCGCTAGAGGAACTAACAGAGAGGGCAGTGGCTGCCGGTCTGGGCGGCGTTTGTTGCGTAAATGCAAAGAATTAA
- a CDS encoding DUF2164 domain-containing protein, with protein sequence MKQAVIALAPETKKMLIANLQNYYSIEREEELSEFQAALLLEFILSDIGVYIYNQAISDAQKLMQQKTEELFVLEKRIKA encoded by the coding sequence ATGAAGCAAGCTGTAATTGCGCTAGCGCCGGAAACTAAAAAAATGCTCATAGCGAATTTGCAGAACTACTACAGCATAGAGCGTGAAGAAGAACTTAGCGAATTTCAAGCAGCCTTGCTGTTAGAGTTTATTTTGTCCGACATCGGCGTTTATATTTACAATCAAGCGATTTCCGATGCTCAGAAGTTGATGCAGCAAAAAACGGAAGAGCTCTTTGTTTTGGAAAAAAGAATCAAAGCGTAA
- a CDS encoding HD-GYP domain-containing protein, giving the protein MTIRKKQRLSLDEIHEGMIVAEPVFFEEDRPVFFSEGSIVTARLIRWLKRAGQKELSVYIEEQPAMPKEAAGRTYKLLLGGMQDIFQSLRKGAALQDGQVKQLAEKALTAVHQPDIFHVLNIAGQYDEDLIVHSLHVGMLSGLLALWSKFDAECVKAALITGLLHDIGKIRVPERILKKQDSLLPHELSVFKGYPFYSFQMLQGNDLPEKVLEGVLYHRERLDGSGYPERREGSDIPMEAQIVAVVDEYISFCSKQKNGAVLAALAMILEEMHIRLNPVLCLTLVERLKEMLIGADVTLDDDRKGNIIQFSKLLTLRPLIKLSGNDEYIDLEVEPQLQFRLTGDVAQFWTNQGKNS; this is encoded by the coding sequence GTGACGATAAGAAAGAAACAACGTCTTTCCTTGGATGAAATACATGAAGGTATGATTGTAGCGGAGCCGGTCTTTTTTGAAGAAGATCGCCCTGTGTTTTTTAGTGAAGGAAGTATCGTTACGGCTCGCTTGATTCGGTGGCTCAAACGCGCTGGACAAAAGGAACTGAGCGTATATATTGAAGAACAGCCGGCTATGCCGAAAGAAGCAGCAGGACGTACGTACAAGCTGCTGCTGGGCGGGATGCAGGACATCTTTCAGTCTCTGCGCAAAGGAGCGGCTCTTCAAGATGGGCAAGTGAAGCAATTGGCGGAAAAGGCGCTAACCGCTGTGCACCAGCCGGATATTTTTCATGTGTTGAATATAGCGGGTCAGTATGATGAGGATTTAATTGTTCATAGTTTGCATGTGGGGATGTTGTCAGGGCTTTTAGCGCTTTGGAGCAAATTTGATGCAGAGTGTGTTAAAGCGGCGTTGATAACAGGATTACTGCATGATATAGGGAAAATTCGGGTTCCCGAGCGTATTTTGAAAAAACAGGACTCCTTGCTGCCTCATGAGTTATCTGTATTTAAGGGATATCCTTTTTACAGCTTTCAGATGCTACAGGGGAATGATTTGCCGGAGAAGGTGTTGGAAGGAGTACTATACCATCGGGAACGTCTGGATGGCAGCGGCTATCCGGAACGTCGCGAAGGCAGCGACATTCCCATGGAGGCGCAAATTGTCGCGGTAGTGGACGAGTATATTTCCTTTTGTTCAAAACAGAAAAATGGCGCTGTTTTAGCGGCGCTGGCGATGATTTTGGAAGAGATGCACATCCGCTTGAATCCTGTATTATGCTTGACCTTGGTAGAGCGGCTGAAAGAAATGTTAATTGGGGCCGATGTAACCTTAGACGACGACAGAAAAGGAAATATTATTCAATTTTCGAAGCTGTTGACCTTGCGGCCATTAATCAAATTATCGGGAAATGATGAGTATATTGATTTGGAAGTAGAACCGCAGCTACAGTTTAGATTGACCGGCGATGTGGCTCAGTTCTGGACAAATCAAGGGAAAAACAGCTAA
- a CDS encoding AsmA family protein has translation MIQQNETPAPEKRSIGSKKKIFSILFIVLLLLGYFWFQSVACQIQQEAKESLLAQANAAINGQIVAAAIDLTILGVIEAKNVQILNATGEQLATIERIQLHYDWLDLLNRQLGPHLITSVTIERPEIWLTYTQESSNWNGLLKPKTTEESQFAALVEIRDGTAHIQTNFFTKTVEQLHGQIDFHQNDPFELSIAGLADQATFMLAGQWGDFDKAKLSLTARKLDLNKLGLTSSDDSIKIAEGFLDELLIQLGKKPDGAMEIQQLSGSFSNVSLTGSVNLTQCSASFAKQDNRIYFQDIHTLYHEQPVTATGSLSIIPNEKDLDFTLQMPAGDPAALLPGLNVSGPFAMQASLSGSALAPVLTGDFTLGSLRCGNAIITNINASFSYTGQQLRLHSAYGDTTGGSLAASGTIGMNDTKELALAIYMPDGNPSAILPSLSANGPLVIDARLSGSAATPLLTGEFSLASLLLSDMSVQNIYGSFSYEGQVLHLQSAHGNTTGGSISASGPVDTAAESYSLSLSGSGLDSSRLTAKDVSGPLSMWGTAYGHGNSVTTQGRFSIQNGKAYGVNFRTLSGDFIKEGSAEAQVSNLSIQTDWGTFYPDQLSQEILEQLRQNNFPTSEEALKEEVTKKVKKAITDKLREELFR, from the coding sequence GTGATCCAGCAGAATGAAACCCCGGCGCCAGAAAAAAGGAGCATCGGAAGCAAGAAAAAAATCTTTTCGATCTTATTCATTGTACTATTACTGCTAGGATACTTCTGGTTTCAATCTGTCGCCTGCCAAATTCAGCAAGAAGCAAAAGAATCTCTCCTTGCACAAGCTAATGCAGCTATAAACGGCCAGATTGTCGCAGCTGCCATTGACTTAACCATCCTCGGTGTCATCGAAGCTAAAAACGTGCAAATTCTAAACGCTACGGGTGAACAATTAGCTACCATTGAACGGATACAACTGCACTATGATTGGCTTGATTTGCTAAACAGACAGCTTGGTCCCCATTTGATTACCAGCGTAACTATAGAACGGCCAGAAATATGGCTCACCTATACTCAAGAAAGCTCAAACTGGAACGGCTTGCTTAAACCCAAGACAACTGAAGAAAGTCAGTTTGCCGCACTTGTAGAAATTCGCGATGGCACGGCACATATACAAACAAATTTTTTCACCAAAACGGTCGAACAGCTTCACGGTCAAATTGATTTTCACCAAAATGACCCATTTGAACTTTCCATCGCCGGACTTGCAGATCAAGCCACCTTCATGCTCGCCGGACAGTGGGGAGATTTTGATAAGGCAAAACTCTCCTTAACCGCCAGGAAACTGGATCTGAACAAGCTGGGACTGACCTCCTCCGACGACTCTATTAAAATAGCCGAAGGTTTTCTTGACGAACTGCTTATACAGCTTGGTAAAAAGCCAGACGGCGCCATGGAGATACAACAATTATCGGGAAGCTTCTCGAATGTTTCCCTCACCGGCTCCGTCAATTTGACCCAGTGTAGCGCCAGTTTTGCCAAACAAGATAACCGCATCTACTTTCAAGACATCCATACGCTATATCACGAACAACCTGTCACCGCCACTGGAAGCCTATCCATAATACCGAATGAAAAAGATCTGGATTTTACGCTCCAAATGCCGGCTGGCGACCCTGCCGCACTACTGCCCGGCTTAAATGTCAGCGGTCCTTTTGCTATGCAAGCCAGCCTTAGCGGCTCAGCCCTCGCCCCTGTGCTAACTGGCGATTTCACGCTTGGCAGCCTTCGCTGCGGCAACGCAATCATCACTAATATTAACGCCTCTTTTTCTTACACCGGCCAACAGCTGCGTCTGCACTCTGCTTATGGAGACACGACTGGCGGCTCCCTTGCCGCCAGTGGAACGATTGGCATGAATGATACGAAAGAACTAGCCCTTGCCATCTACATGCCAGACGGAAACCCCTCAGCCATCCTGCCAAGCCTAAGTGCCAACGGCCCGTTGGTAATCGACGCTCGCCTTTCCGGTTCAGCAGCAACGCCGCTCTTAACAGGGGAGTTCTCTCTTGCCAGCCTTCTATTGAGTGACATGTCCGTCCAAAACATCTATGGATCGTTCTCATATGAAGGGCAAGTTTTGCACTTGCAGTCCGCTCATGGCAACACGACCGGCGGCTCCATTTCAGCCAGCGGCCCTGTCGATACGGCGGCGGAAAGTTACTCCCTATCCCTATCCGGGAGCGGTCTCGATAGCTCACGCCTAACAGCCAAAGATGTATCCGGTCCTTTATCAATGTGGGGAACAGCCTATGGGCACGGGAATTCCGTCACCACCCAAGGCCGCTTTTCCATTCAAAATGGTAAAGCTTACGGCGTAAACTTTCGAACGCTTTCTGGCGACTTTATCAAAGAAGGTTCTGCCGAAGCACAAGTCAGCAATCTGAGCATCCAAACCGATTGGGGAACTTTTTATCCCGACCAATTAAGTCAAGAGATACTGGAACAGCTGCGCCAAAACAACTTCCCCACAAGCGAAGAAGCATTAAAAGAAGAAGTAACGAAGAAAGTAAAAAAAGCAATCACCGACAAACTGCGCGAAGAACTCTTTCGATAA
- a CDS encoding glycosyltransferase family 4 protein: MRILLTNTGPWGTGSGTVADAVMQELARRGHEVMAFFPDTGLPGVDNDKYYLHPERYRIAAFPTTYAGVELYTFPLIIPDPNPRNYHDAWTFKKLSRAQLRAYFGYMKQELQQLLNEFRPDIVECQHIWALDRVVHELGYPYIAVAHHSDQLGFLYDERMRGLILESAGNAGFIFAISDYVKQEVLRLYGLTPERVVTIPNGYNQQLFQPVRLNRRQVLERLGLAHLEALPLIAFCGKVSKTKGIDVLLQANRIIQQHHPAALLILGSGDLTQICQGISGPYSLENVIYLGHCPQEELALLHNLATLSVLPSRTEGFGIAALEAMGCGKPIVATRVGGLADFAVGGLVEPEDALGLAEHILRVLRLNDRDYNSLCAEALSVAHRYSWRMLVERRLSYYETLIEKNKKKIGRNRFRNS; the protein is encoded by the coding sequence ATGCGAATTTTGCTCACCAATACAGGGCCTTGGGGAACCGGCAGTGGCACGGTGGCGGATGCCGTCATGCAGGAATTGGCGCGGCGGGGGCATGAAGTTATGGCCTTCTTTCCTGATACCGGTTTGCCGGGCGTTGATAACGACAAGTACTATTTACACCCCGAACGCTATCGGATCGCGGCCTTTCCAACCACTTACGCCGGAGTGGAGTTGTATACTTTTCCGCTTATTATTCCGGATCCTAATCCGCGTAACTATCATGACGCTTGGACTTTCAAGAAATTAAGCCGGGCCCAATTGCGGGCGTATTTCGGGTATATGAAACAGGAATTGCAGCAACTGCTAAATGAGTTCCGGCCGGATATAGTGGAATGTCAGCATATATGGGCGTTGGACCGAGTTGTACATGAACTCGGCTACCCTTATATTGCAGTTGCGCATCATAGTGACCAGCTTGGCTTTCTGTATGACGAGCGAATGCGCGGACTCATTTTGGAGTCAGCGGGTAACGCCGGTTTTATTTTTGCGATTTCCGATTATGTAAAGCAAGAAGTGCTTCGTTTGTACGGTCTGACGCCAGAGCGGGTCGTTACGATTCCGAATGGCTATAATCAACAGCTTTTCCAGCCGGTGCGCCTTAATCGTCGGCAGGTGCTAGAACGATTAGGTCTAGCGCATTTGGAAGCATTGCCGCTGATTGCTTTTTGCGGCAAAGTATCAAAAACCAAAGGCATCGATGTATTGCTGCAGGCTAACCGTATCATTCAGCAGCATCATCCGGCGGCATTGCTGATTTTAGGGAGCGGTGATTTGACGCAAATTTGCCAAGGAATTTCCGGACCCTATTCGTTAGAGAATGTAATTTATTTAGGTCATTGTCCGCAGGAAGAATTGGCGCTGCTTCATAATCTGGCGACCTTGAGCGTGTTGCCCTCTCGTACAGAAGGGTTTGGCATTGCCGCCTTAGAGGCTATGGGCTGCGGCAAGCCGATTGTGGCAACCCGTGTCGGCGGTTTGGCTGACTTTGCGGTAGGAGGCTTGGTTGAGCCAGAGGATGCTCTTGGCTTGGCGGAGCATATTTTGAGGGTGCTGCGGCTGAATGATAGAGACTATAATTCCTTATGCGCCGAAGCGCTGAGCGTAGCGCATCGGTATTCTTGGCGGATGCTAGTGGAGCGTAGGCTGAGTTATTATGAAACACTTATTGAAAAAAATAAGAAAAAGATAGGCCGGAATCGTTTTCGAAACAGTTAA
- a CDS encoding cupin domain-containing protein, with amino-acid sequence MRKVIVKHTKATQEMLPGLGRKTLAYGEKGLMTQFELKAGAELPAHSHPHEQIGYLVSGRIVLDIGGEKQEMEPGDSWAIPGDVVHSAQTLEDAVAIEVFVPVREDYLD; translated from the coding sequence ATGCGAAAAGTGATTGTAAAACATACAAAAGCGACACAGGAAATGCTGCCTGGACTGGGACGAAAAACACTGGCTTATGGAGAAAAAGGCTTAATGACTCAGTTTGAGCTGAAGGCGGGAGCGGAATTGCCGGCGCACAGCCACCCCCATGAGCAAATTGGCTACTTGGTATCTGGCCGCATTGTTCTAGACATTGGTGGCGAAAAGCAGGAGATGGAACCTGGTGATAGCTGGGCCATTCCAGGGGATGTGGTGCATTCAGCACAAACGCTCGAAGACGCAGTGGCGATCGAGGTTTTCGTGCCGGTGCGGGAAGATTATCTGGACTGA
- a CDS encoding bile acid:sodium symporter family protein, translating to MRNVLEKTADFVCRWMTLWVILFSALAFLNPEPFKPIGKYISYLLGVIMLGMGLTMSLKDFRLVFTRPKDVFYGVVLRYLIMPVVGFLVAKALGLPAALAAGMVLLGSCPSGTGSNVMTYIAKGDTALSVTVSSVNTVLAPLLTPTIFLLLAGAMIPIDTEALLWDIVKMVLIPVTAGVLLHMAAPKQVEKISKIVPVLSVVCIITILSSVVALNAAKMATMALILCVAVVLHNGLGLLLGYGSARSLGMPEEKSRAVSFEIGMENSGLTVALALAHLDPMAALPAAICSIWQFISGSLLAGYWAHKSEQMELPEETETAVAK from the coding sequence ATGAGGAACGTATTGGAAAAAACAGCGGATTTTGTTTGCCGTTGGATGACATTATGGGTTATTTTATTTTCAGCTCTGGCTTTTCTAAATCCGGAACCCTTCAAGCCAATCGGCAAGTATATCTCTTACTTGTTAGGCGTTATTATGCTGGGTATGGGACTGACCATGTCTTTGAAGGATTTTCGTTTGGTCTTCACGCGCCCCAAGGATGTATTCTACGGCGTCGTGCTGCGCTACTTGATTATGCCTGTAGTCGGCTTTCTGGTGGCAAAAGCGTTAGGACTGCCGGCAGCGCTGGCGGCTGGCATGGTACTTTTAGGCTCCTGCCCCAGCGGTACTGGCTCTAATGTTATGACCTATATTGCCAAAGGCGATACGGCGCTTTCCGTAACGGTTTCCAGCGTAAATACCGTTTTGGCGCCCTTATTGACGCCGACTATTTTCTTGCTCCTGGCGGGCGCCATGATTCCCATTGATACGGAAGCGTTGCTTTGGGATATTGTGAAGATGGTGCTGATTCCGGTAACGGCCGGCGTATTGCTGCATATGGCAGCACCCAAGCAAGTGGAAAAAATCAGCAAAATTGTGCCTGTGCTGTCAGTGGTTTGCATTATTACTATTCTTTCTTCAGTAGTGGCGCTGAATGCTGCTAAAATGGCGACGATGGCCTTGATCCTTTGCGTAGCGGTGGTGCTGCACAATGGCTTGGGATTACTGCTGGGCTATGGTTCGGCACGGTCTTTAGGAATGCCTGAAGAAAAGTCCCGGGCGGTATCTTTTGAAATTGGCATGGAAAATTCGGGGTTAACTGTCGCGTTGGCCTTAGCGCATCTGGATCCCATGGCGGCACTGCCGGCGGCGATCTGCAGCATTTGGCAGTTTATTAGCGGCAGCCTATTGGCAGGGTATTGGGCCCACAAGTCGGAGCAAATGGAATTGCCGGAAGAGACGGAAACGGCTGTCGCGAAATAG
- a CDS encoding NADH:flavin oxidoreductase — protein MKNLFSPCVIGRMALKNRIVRSATEDWLGTPDGLITTEKTALYEQLAAGGVGTIITGHAYVAHPHGRAAQKQNGIWDDKYVEGWRELTRLVHKHEARLVLQLAHAGRQTVPEIIAGEMPVAPSDLFDEAGVQTARALSETELQQLVQDYAAAARRAKEAGCDGVQLHMAHGYLLAQFLSPYTNRREDAYGGSWEKRVRFPLEVVASVRQAVGANFPLWIKLNTTDGLPETIQPQLSRSEVVQYAKKFAAASVDAIELSGGTIKENRLVMAKPGIRTAKDEAYFLAAAEAVKASVEVPVILVGGMRSRAVMQEVINEGKADLVSMSRAFICEPDLVKRLAAGQEKASCVSCNGCFNPQGIRCVLSDKNKS, from the coding sequence ATGAAAAATTTGTTTTCTCCTTGCGTTATTGGCCGAATGGCGCTTAAAAACCGCATTGTACGTTCGGCGACGGAGGATTGGCTGGGAACGCCGGATGGTCTAATTACAACAGAAAAGACAGCTTTGTATGAGCAACTGGCAGCAGGCGGAGTGGGTACGATCATTACGGGGCACGCCTATGTGGCGCATCCGCACGGGCGGGCGGCGCAAAAGCAAAACGGCATATGGGATGATAAATATGTAGAGGGCTGGCGGGAGCTGACAAGGTTGGTTCACAAGCATGAGGCGCGCCTGGTGCTGCAGTTGGCCCATGCCGGGCGGCAAACGGTCCCGGAAATTATTGCAGGGGAAATGCCGGTGGCGCCAAGCGATCTTTTTGATGAAGCAGGAGTCCAGACGGCGCGGGCGCTAAGCGAGACGGAATTGCAGCAATTGGTGCAGGACTATGCGGCGGCGGCGCGGCGAGCGAAGGAAGCTGGCTGTGACGGCGTGCAGCTTCATATGGCGCATGGCTATTTATTAGCGCAGTTTCTCTCGCCGTATACCAATCGCCGGGAGGATGCATATGGCGGTTCATGGGAAAAACGTGTTCGCTTTCCCTTAGAAGTGGTAGCTTCTGTGCGTCAAGCGGTAGGTGCGAATTTTCCCCTTTGGATTAAACTGAACACCACGGATGGATTGCCGGAAACTATACAGCCGCAGTTGTCTCGGTCGGAGGTTGTGCAATACGCTAAAAAATTTGCGGCTGCTTCGGTTGACGCCATTGAGCTTAGCGGCGGCACGATTAAGGAAAACCGCCTGGTTATGGCCAAACCTGGCATTCGCACGGCTAAAGATGAAGCTTATTTTCTTGCGGCGGCGGAAGCGGTTAAGGCGTCAGTAGAAGTGCCTGTAATTTTAGTGGGAGGCATGCGTTCGCGCGCGGTTATGCAAGAGGTGATCAATGAAGGCAAGGCGGATTTGGTTTCTATGAGCCGCGCTTTTATTTGCGAACCGGATTTAGTGAAACGCTTGGCGGCCGGGCAGGAAAAGGCCTCCTGCGTGTCTTGCAACGGCTGTTTCAACCCGCAAGGCATTCGTTGTGTTTTGTCGGATAAAAATAAATCTTGA
- a CDS encoding cupin domain-containing protein — translation MKFKVKTFLCLAAALFLFGAAICAAQSAIPTGLTDSTPNTAVLAAYDDWYAAEAKPNEAKIASKTIFTSPRCVVMLRDGGKGTLAKSHFHSTTDEIVVVMGGSGELLINGEWKQVKAGDVHINPRGNIHATRVAGSDDLKFVSIFTPVLPNGGDANFLTDGKAPVIPVGLSDSKPPTAILANYQEWYKVNAKPEDPKIASQTIFTSPRCVVMLRDGGKGTLAKSHFHSTTDEIVIVMGGSGELLINGEWKQVKAGDVHVNPRGNVHATRVGADEDLQFVSIFTPALPAGGDANFLE, via the coding sequence ATGAAATTTAAAGTCAAAACATTTCTCTGTCTCGCCGCTGCGCTTTTTCTTTTCGGCGCCGCCATTTGCGCAGCGCAAAGCGCTATTCCCACAGGCCTAACCGATTCCACGCCAAACACGGCGGTCTTAGCTGCCTACGACGACTGGTACGCCGCCGAAGCAAAGCCCAATGAAGCAAAAATAGCCAGCAAAACCATCTTCACTTCCCCCCGTTGCGTAGTCATGCTGCGTGACGGCGGCAAAGGAACCTTAGCCAAAAGCCACTTTCATTCCACAACCGATGAAATCGTCGTCGTCATGGGCGGCAGCGGCGAGCTCTTGATCAACGGCGAGTGGAAGCAAGTCAAAGCCGGTGATGTACATATCAACCCGCGCGGCAACATTCACGCTACCCGCGTTGCAGGCAGCGACGACCTAAAATTTGTTTCTATTTTCACACCGGTTCTGCCTAACGGCGGCGACGCCAACTTCCTCACCGACGGCAAAGCGCCGGTTATTCCTGTCGGCCTAAGCGATTCCAAGCCGCCGACTGCAATCTTAGCCAATTATCAAGAATGGTACAAAGTCAACGCAAAACCGGAAGATCCCAAAATTGCCAGCCAAACCATTTTCACCTCGCCTCGCTGCGTGGTCATGCTTCGTGACGGTGGCAAAGGAACTTTAGCGAAAAGCCATTTCCATTCCACAACCGATGAAATCGTCATTGTCATGGGCGGTAGCGGCGAACTCTTAATCAACGGCGAATGGAAACAAGTCAAAGCTGGCGACGTCCATGTCAATCCTCGCGGCAACGTGCATGCTACCCGTGTTGGAGCTGATGAAGACTTGCAGTTCGTCTCCATTTTCACCCCCGCTTTGCCTGCCGGCGGCGACGCTAACTTCCTTGAATAA
- a CDS encoding threonine aldolase family protein has translation MYSFKNDYSEGAHPRLLAALGACNFEQAEGYGLDRYTQAAVKLLKQLVENETVQIHLLSGGTQTNLTALAAFLRPHEAAVAAQSGHILVHETGAIEATGHKVLSVPSIDGKVSPAAVEAMVLSHGDEHMVKPRLLYLSQPTEIGTLYSALELQELKNLCERLDLYLYVDGARLGSALCAPGNDVDLPELCRLADAFYIGGTKNGALLGEALVIVKEELKKDFRYQMKQKGALLAKGQVMGVQFQELFRDGLYFELARRANALAARLRQAIAEAGYSLLAPTVTNQVFPVLPNQLIAKLEEKFSFYVWEAVDESHSAIRLVTSWATEEAAVEAFAIALKGNAGR, from the coding sequence GTGTATAGTTTTAAAAATGATTATAGCGAAGGGGCGCATCCGAGGCTGCTGGCAGCGTTAGGCGCGTGCAATTTTGAGCAGGCCGAAGGGTATGGCTTGGACCGTTATACACAGGCGGCTGTGAAGCTGCTGAAGCAGCTTGTGGAGAATGAGACGGTGCAGATTCACCTCCTATCGGGAGGGACACAGACCAATCTGACAGCCTTGGCGGCTTTTTTGCGACCCCATGAGGCGGCCGTAGCGGCGCAAAGCGGTCATATTTTGGTGCATGAAACAGGCGCGATTGAGGCAACTGGACATAAGGTGCTGAGTGTTCCTTCAATAGACGGCAAAGTGAGTCCAGCGGCTGTAGAAGCCATGGTTTTATCGCATGGCGATGAGCATATGGTTAAGCCGCGCTTATTGTATCTTTCACAGCCTACGGAAATCGGGACGTTGTACTCGGCTTTAGAGCTGCAGGAGTTAAAGAACCTTTGCGAACGCCTGGATTTATATTTATATGTAGACGGCGCCCGGCTTGGTTCCGCTCTTTGCGCGCCGGGAAATGATGTGGACTTGCCAGAACTTTGCCGCTTGGCGGACGCGTTTTATATCGGCGGTACAAAAAACGGCGCTTTATTGGGAGAAGCTTTGGTTATTGTCAAAGAAGAACTTAAGAAGGATTTTCGCTATCAAATGAAACAAAAAGGCGCTCTTTTAGCAAAAGGGCAAGTGATGGGCGTGCAATTTCAAGAATTGTTCCGAGACGGTTTGTACTTTGAACTAGCGCGACGCGCGAATGCGTTGGCGGCGCGACTGCGCCAAGCGATTGCTGAAGCTGGTTATTCGCTTTTAGCGCCAACGGTGACCAACCAGGTGTTTCCTGTGCTGCCTAATCAACTAATTGCCAAGCTGGAAGAGAAATTTTCATTTTATGTATGGGAAGCGGTGGATGAAAGCCATTCCGCTATTCGCCTTGTGACATCTTGGGCGACGGAGGAAGCGGCGGTAGAGGCGTTTGCTATCGCTTTAAAAGGGAATGCTGGCCGATGA